TCGACCACGGCGGACATCGACGACTACGTCGCCCTGCTCCACCGCTCCGGCCTGCGGCTGCGCGAGATCCTCGACGTCACCGAGCAGACCACGCTGCGTCTCGCCGACGAACTGGGGAAGCTGGCGGCCGTCGAGGACCGCCCGGTGGCCATGGACGAGGGCAACTTCGACTTCGGCGACGACGCCTTCAAGCCGTCCGACCTGGCGGGTGCCGACGACTTCGGCTGCCTCCTGGTCACTGCCGAACGCCCCTGACCGGATGCGCGCGGGGAGGACGCACCCGCGCTCCCTCCCCGCGCGGTACGGACGGGCCGTGAGCCGAACGAGCAGGACGGATCCACGAGGAGAGGCAGGAACGAGATGACGCATTCCGGCGAGCGGACCGATGTGCTGATCGTGGGCGGCGGCCCGGTCGGGATGGCGCTGGCGCTGGACCTGACGTACCGCGGGGTCGACTGCATGGTCGTCGACGCCGGTGACGGACAGGTCCGGCATCCCAAGGTCAGCACGATCGGTCCGCGCTCGATGGAACTGTTCCGCCGCTGGGGCGTCGCGGACGCCGTCCGGGGGGCGGGCTGGCCCGCCGACCATCCTCTGGACATCGCCTGGGTCACCAGGGTGGGCGGTCACGAGGTGTACCGGTACCGCCGTGGCACCGCCGCGAGCCGACCGGCCTTCGTGCACACCCCCGAGCCCGACCAGATCTGTCCCGCACACTGGCTGACCCCGGTGCTGGCGCAGGCAGTGGGCGTCCACCCGGACGGCCCGCTGCGGTTCCGCACCACCGTCGACCACGTGCTGCCGGCCGACGACCACGTCGACGCCGCCCTCACCGACCAGGCCACCGGTACGACCGGCACCGTCCGGGCACGCTTCCTGGTCGCCTGCGACGGCGCCTCTTCCCCGATCCGCCGGGCCTGCGGCATCGAGGCACCGGGCCGTCACCGTACGCAGGTCTTCCGCAACGTCCTCTTCCGAGCCCCCGAACTCAAGGAGCGACTCGGCGACCGCGCCGCCCTCGTGTACTTCCTCATGCTGTCGTCCACGCTGCGCTTCCCCATGCGCTCGCTGAACGGCAGCGACCTGTACAACCTGGTCGTGGGCGCGGACGGCGACGGCGGGACCGGTGTCGACGCCATGTCCCTGATCCGCGAGGCCCTGGCCTTCCACACGCCGGTGGAACTGCTCGGCGACAGCGAGTGGCGTCTCACCCACCGGGTCGCCGACCGGTACCGGGCCGGGCGCGTCCTCCTCGCCGGCGACGCGGCGCACACCCTGTCGCCTTCCGGCGGCTTCGGGCTCAACACCGGTATCGCGGACGCCGCCGACCTGGGGTGGAAACTCGCCGCCACGCTGAACGGCTGGGCGGGACGGCACCTGCTCGACACGTACGACACGGAGCGCCGGCCGATCGCCCTGGAGAGCCTCGACGAGGCCAACACCAACCTTCAGCGCACCATGGGCAGGGAGGTACCACCCGAGATCCACCTGGACGGGCCCGAGGGCGAGCGGGCCCGCACCGAGATGGCCGGGCGGCTGGAGAGCAGCGGCGCGCAGCGGGAGTTCGACGCCCCGCAGATCCACTTCGGACTGCGCTACCGCTCGCCGGCGATCATCGACGACCCCGACGTACCGGTCCGCCACGGTCAGCCGGACGCCGACTGGCGGCCCGGCAGCGAGCCCGGCCACCGCGCCGCGCACGCCTGGTGGGACGCCGCCACCTCCACGCTCGACCTGTTCGGCCGGGGCTTCGTCCTGCTTCGCTTCGCGGACCACGACGACCTTCCGGCGTTCGAGGGCGCTTTCGCCGGGCGGGGCGTGCCGCTGACCGTGCATCAGGGCGGCGACCCGGAGATCGCCAAACTGTACGAGCGCGCCTTCGTGCTCGTACGCCCCGACGGCCATGTGGCGTGGCGCGGCGACGATCTCCCAGGGGACCCGGCGACCCTCGTCGACACGGTCCGGGGCGAGGGGGGCGAGGCCGCATCCGGCGAGGGGTGACCGCGCGGAGCACATGATGGGGCGAGGGCCACCCGCACGTACGGCAGTTGCCGAACGCGCTCCGGCCCGAACGGTCCGCGAGTGTGCAGGGCCCCGGAAGGCCGGGGTGGCGCGAGCGGGCACCGGAGTGCTCTCCGTCCACACCGCCGCGTATCCCTGCCGACGGCTCCACCGGGGTGAGAGCGAACGCCGGGACGGCGCGGCGGTGGGCCGGCCCACCCCGAGACGTGCCACCACGGCTCATGATTGGCGGTGAAGCCCGGTACAGCGGCCATCGACTGGATGATGAGGGGTACGGCGTACATGGATGTGGCCGGCAGCGGCGTCAGCGGGAACACGGCTGACGCACTGATGTATTTCTGGTTCTTCCTGGTCGTGCTGTCCACGGCCTACGTCGCCTACGACGCGTTCACCAAGAACCCCGAACTGACCGTGATGAAGTGGGGCTGGGTCCTGGTGACGCTCTACATCGGTCCGGTCGGCGCGGCACTCTACGTGCTCTCCTGCAAGGAACCCAGGCCGGGGACCCATGAGCGGTTCGTGGCACCCCTGTGGAAACAGGCTTTCGGGTCGACCATCCACTGTGTGGCCGGAGATGCCACCGGCATCATGATGGCCGCGGTGATCGCGTCGATGCTGGGCCTTCCTCCCTGGGGCGACAGCGTGCTCGAGTACGTTGTGGGTTTCGGCTTCGGACTGCTGATCTTCCAGGCCCTCTTCATGCGGGACATGCTCGGCGGAAGCTACCTCCGGGCCGTGCGCTCCACCGTGTTCGCGGAGTGGCTGTCGATGAACTGCGTGATGGGTGCCATGGTGGCCGTGCTCGTGATCATTCGGAGCCATGTGCCCGGTACCGACGACGCGGGCAGCGTCCGCTTCTGGGCCACGTTCTCCGTCGCGGTCCTGGCAGGGCTGGCCTTCGCCTACCCCGTGAACGTCTGGCTGGTGGCCAACCATCTGAAGCACGGCATGGGGACCGTACGGGCACTGGGCGAGGGCGGGGAAGCGGTCCCGGCGGCGACGGCGGCGCCGGTCTCGGCCGGCGCCGGAATGGACATGCCGCAGAGCGAGGTGACCGGGGAGCAGAAGGCCGCGATGGCGACGCTGACCCTCGTCTTCCTCGCCTCCGGTGTCCTGCTGGCGGGCATCTTCGGAGACCTCGGCTGACACGGCCCTGCTCTCCCGAAGCTACGGCGGAGTGACAAGTAGGCCTTTGTGGCGCATCTGGGGGGCGTCTCCCGTTGAGTGAGCTGCCGCGTGGTGGTCACGCGGCGACGACGAAGTCCTGCTGGTAGCGGGCGGTGTGCTGCCGTTCGTGTTCGAGTCGACCGTGATATTCCCAGCACGCGTCGAAGTCGCCGTTGTCGATCACGGCGCGTAGGAGGAGGACGGCTTCGGCGCCGGTCAGACTCCATCTCGCCCCGGTCACATCGAGCCGGTCCTTGATCAAGTAGCGGCAGCATCCCTCGATCACCCCGGTGGCGATCGGCCAGCCCAGGGCCAGCGCGAGGCCATAGCCGAGATTGGGCTGCTTCGCCTTCAGATAGGCGATGGCGCTTTGCAGGCCGGGCAGTTGAGCGGACCTGCTGTCCTCGTGGAGGCCGCGGGCCCGGGCGTGGGCGTTCAGGTCGGCCACGACGCGGCTGGCGTGACCTTCCAGGTTGGTGCGGGCCATGTCCGCGACGTGCGTCTGGCGGGCGGGGCATACCGCGCCAGCACCGCAAGCAGCTGCTCCCGAGCCTCGGCATCCGGCGGACGTTCACCCCGGCGCGCAGCCGGGACCACGGCAGAGGCCACCGCCACAGGCGAGGCCGGCACCGGCTCGACGCGCGGCAACTCACCCACGACCTGGCACGCCGTCGTCATACGGGCCAGCTCCCGCTCGCACGTCGCCAACAGAGCCGCGATCCGCTCCGCCTCCACCCGAAGCCGCTCGGCCTCACCACGGCAGGCCGCCTCCCGCTCCCGCAGAACTCCTCCTCACGAGGTTCGCACCGCAGGGGTGACCGCCGCGGACAACGGCACGAACGGCTCCAACCCCGGCCACAGACTGCCCGGGTGAGGAACACCAAGAAGATGCAGGGGCCCGCCACCGGCAGCCTTCGGCGACTGGGCTGTTCGGCGGCACCCGGGTCGGCTGACCGTGCCGTCGGCGCCCCGCCCGCAGCTCTGCTGGCACCCTGTCAGTATGTCCGACCCGGCCGCCGCGATGCCCCGGGCCGAGCTGACCCCCCGAGACGTCACGGTCATGGTGGTGGGCATCGTCCTGGGCATCGGCATCTTCAGGACGCCCTCGCTCGTCGCCCAGTACTCCGCCGACGAGACCGTCTTCGTGTCCCTGTGGCTGCTGGGCGGCCTCTTCACCCTGGCCGGAGCGCTCTGCTACGCCGAACTGGGTAGTGCGCGCCCGGACGCGGGCGGCGAGTACGCCTTCCTCCGCGCGGCCTACGGGCCCCGCCTCGCACTGTTGTTCGCCTGGGCGCGGTGCACGGTCATCCAGCCGGGCGCCATCGCCGCCGCGGCCTTCGTCACGGGCGACTACGCGAACGTGCTTCTGCCGCTGGGCCGGTACGGTCCCGGCGTCTACGCCCTCGCCTCGATCCTCCTGTTCACCCTGGTCAACCGGGTGGGAACGAGGCCGGGGAAGACCACCCAGAATGTCATCGGGGTGGCCGTCGTCCTGGCCGTCCTCGCCATCGTCGTCTCCGCGTTCCTCACCACCGGCCCGACGCCCCGTCAGGGCACCCCGCAGGACACGACCTGGGCCGGGATCGGCCTGGCCATGATGTTCATCCTCCTGACCTACGGGGGCTGGAACGAGGCCGCCTACCTCTCGGGCGAACTGCACGACGCCCGCCGCACCATGGCCCGGGCCCTGATCGCCGGCGTCCTGATCGTCATCGCGGTGTCCCTCGCGATCAACTTCGCCTATCTGCGCGTGCTGGGACTGGACGGCATCCGCGACTCCGACGTGGTGGGGGCCGCGATGATGCGCGCCGTCGCCGGCAGCACCGGCGAGGCCGTGATGAGCGTCGTCGTTGTGTTGTCCGCCCTCACCACGGTCAACGGACTGATCATCACCGGCTCGCGCTCCTACTACGTCCTCGGCCGCGACCTCGGGGCGCTGAAGTCCATCGGCCGGTGGCGGGAGCGCGGCTCGACCCCCGCCAACGCGCTCGTCCTCCAGGCTGCCGTCTGCGCGGCCCTGGTCGTCTTCGGATCCGCCACCCGGGCGGGCTTCCGGTCGATGGTCTCGTACACCGCGCCGGTGTTCTGGTTCTTCACGCTGCTGGTGGCGCTGTCGCTGTACGTCTTCCACCATCGGGGGACCGGTGGTAGACACCCCTACCGGACGCCGCTGCACCCTGTGACTCCGGCGTTCTTCGCCCTCGCCTGCCTCGGGGTGCTCTGGTCCAGCCTCCTCTACGCCGGCTGGGGCTCGGTCCTGGGCGTGGCGGTCCTCCTGGCCGGCACCCCCCTGCTCCTCGTCCGGACCGCCGGCTCAGACTCTGGCTGATCTCCCCAGGCCGC
The genomic region above belongs to Streptomyces marianii and contains:
- a CDS encoding FAD-dependent monooxygenase, with the translated sequence MTHSGERTDVLIVGGGPVGMALALDLTYRGVDCMVVDAGDGQVRHPKVSTIGPRSMELFRRWGVADAVRGAGWPADHPLDIAWVTRVGGHEVYRYRRGTAASRPAFVHTPEPDQICPAHWLTPVLAQAVGVHPDGPLRFRTTVDHVLPADDHVDAALTDQATGTTGTVRARFLVACDGASSPIRRACGIEAPGRHRTQVFRNVLFRAPELKERLGDRAALVYFLMLSSTLRFPMRSLNGSDLYNLVVGADGDGGTGVDAMSLIREALAFHTPVELLGDSEWRLTHRVADRYRAGRVLLAGDAAHTLSPSGGFGLNTGIADAADLGWKLAATLNGWAGRHLLDTYDTERRPIALESLDEANTNLQRTMGREVPPEIHLDGPEGERARTEMAGRLESSGAQREFDAPQIHFGLRYRSPAIIDDPDVPVRHGQPDADWRPGSEPGHRAAHAWWDAATSTLDLFGRGFVLLRFADHDDLPAFEGAFAGRGVPLTVHQGGDPEIAKLYERAFVLVRPDGHVAWRGDDLPGDPATLVDTVRGEGGEAASGEG
- a CDS encoding APC family permease — its product is MSDPAAAMPRAELTPRDVTVMVVGIVLGIGIFRTPSLVAQYSADETVFVSLWLLGGLFTLAGALCYAELGSARPDAGGEYAFLRAAYGPRLALLFAWARCTVIQPGAIAAAAFVTGDYANVLLPLGRYGPGVYALASILLFTLVNRVGTRPGKTTQNVIGVAVVLAVLAIVVSAFLTTGPTPRQGTPQDTTWAGIGLAMMFILLTYGGWNEAAYLSGELHDARRTMARALIAGVLIVIAVSLAINFAYLRVLGLDGIRDSDVVGAAMMRAVAGSTGEAVMSVVVVLSALTTVNGLIITGSRSYYVLGRDLGALKSIGRWRERGSTPANALVLQAAVCAALVVFGSATRAGFRSMVSYTAPVFWFFTLLVALSLYVFHHRGTGGRHPYRTPLHPVTPAFFALACLGVLWSSLLYAGWGSVLGVAVLLAGTPLLLVRTAGSDSG
- a CDS encoding DUF4396 domain-containing protein, producing the protein MKPGTAAIDWMMRGTAYMDVAGSGVSGNTADALMYFWFFLVVLSTAYVAYDAFTKNPELTVMKWGWVLVTLYIGPVGAALYVLSCKEPRPGTHERFVAPLWKQAFGSTIHCVAGDATGIMMAAVIASMLGLPPWGDSVLEYVVGFGFGLLIFQALFMRDMLGGSYLRAVRSTVFAEWLSMNCVMGAMVAVLVIIRSHVPGTDDAGSVRFWATFSVAVLAGLAFAYPVNVWLVANHLKHGMGTVRALGEGGEAVPAATAAPVSAGAGMDMPQSEVTGEQKAAMATLTLVFLASGVLLAGIFGDLG